DNA sequence from the Candidatus Hydrogenedentota bacterium genome:
GCTTGCCAGTCGCATCTTGCGGAGTGGCGCGGGAAGAAAGTCGGCACTCTGGGCAAGACGGGCTGTTTCAGTTTTCAGGTGACGAAGAACATCAGTGCGGGCGATGGCGGCGCGATGTTGACGAACGACGAGGAACTGTACCATCAGGCGTACGCGTTCCACTCGAACGGCCGCGCCTTTCCGGGCAAGCCGTCGCCGGGCGTATATTTCCGCAACGGCGCGAACCTGCGTATGACGGAATTCCAGGGCGCGATTCTGTTGGGGCAACTGGAGCGCGTCGAGGCGCAGAGTAAGGTACGTGAGACGAACGCGCAACGCCTTACCGCGCGGCTGGAAAGAGTGCCCGGGCTGGCGCCCGCGAAGATGTACGGGGGATGCACGAGGAACGCTTACCACCTGTACATGTTCCGCTACGATGGCGAAAAGTTCGGCGGACTTTCCCGGGAAGGATTCATCAAGGCGCTTCGCGCGGAAGGGATTCCCTGTTCGGGCGGATATTCAAAGCTGAACAAGGAACAGTATATCCGCGACCGCGTCACGTCGCGCACGTACATCAAGACTTACGGCCAGCAGCGCATCGACGATTACCTCGCGCGCATCGAGTGTCCGCAAAATGACAAGCTGACGGAACAGGCGGTGTGGTTCACGCAGAACATGCTGCTCGGGCCGGAATCGGACATGGACCAAATCGCCGACGCGATCGAGAAAATTCACGCGAATGCGAAGGAATTGGCGAGCGCGTAGGGACACATTCATGCTCACGGTGCTGTCGCTGCTGTTGCTATCCGCGCTCGATGACAGCACGATTTGCTGTTCGTGTCAGGCAGGCACAAATTCGGAGAGGTGTGCGATCGTTGTGTTGGTCGCCGAGAGCTTGCGGACCAGTCTGGCATCCGCAGTGACGAGTGTGCCGTCGAATTGGTGGGCAACCACGGCGTAGCTTGCGTCGTACACGGATGTGCCCGTCGCAAGGGCGAGTTTAAGCGCTGGCGTTGCGGTCTCATCTGACGGAACTGTTTGAAAGTCAAGTTCCACAATCTCTCTTACATATTGTTCCGCGCCCTTGCTCTCCAAATTTCTAAGACGGACATATTTCCATGCGACGTTCGCACACTCCACGTAAAGGAGGTCAGGGACGACTACCTGCTTGTCCAATTCGACCAACGATATCAAGACGTGACGCGCTGCATCCGAGAGGTCCATGTCGATAAACGCCCGCATCAATGCGCTAGCGTCAAGGACGCACACATCGGGAATGTCTCTCACCGGTCCCGGTCTTTTCGCAGAATAGCCTCTGGCGTCGGCGCGCCTTTAGGCAGCCTCACGCGCCGGTGCACGATTCGATGTACGAGCGCTTTGCGTTTCGCGTTACGCTTTTCCTGCTCCAGTGCGCGTTCGATCATCGACACGACTTCTGCGCCGATGGAGATACTCTTTTGGGCCGCGACGGATTTCAATCCGTCATATAATTCTTCGGGGACATTGCGTACGTGTAAGGTTGGCATCTGGGAACTCTCCGATTGACGACATTGTGTGCGATTTGGTTGCAGTATGCAACCACCCGGTAACTGCCTCATTCTGGGTTGTGGACAAGCTCCGGGCGGTATTCGAAGTGCATGATGTCGTAGTGGTACCACTTGCCGCCCCAGATGAAGCCGTGGCGTTCGAAGGTTTCGACGATTTGGCGGAGGGCAGGGTCGGCGAGGATGGCTATGGGGTACTGCGGTTCGGAAGCACGGTTCTTCGTCTCGTCCCAGCGCCAGTATCGAGCGGCGAGGTCGGGGAATTCGAAGTCGATGGCGATGCCGTAGCTGTGGGGGCTGAGGCGCTCGGTACCTTCGATGGCGCGCCAATTGAAGGTTCCATTGGGGCGCACGACGTAGCGTTGAACATCCTTCGGTAGTTTCGCGATTTCCGCGCCGACGGCTTCCAGCGCTTTGTTTGCGCCGTTCACCGAGGTGAAGGACACGGATTTCGTTGCTCCGGCGTGCGGCCACGGCACGCGGACGAGAGTGGCTTCAACCGCTTCCTTCGTCC
Encoded proteins:
- a CDS encoding M15 family metallopeptidase yields the protein MMIIRMHSTPARAIALILFCAASAITEGPPTPARQLLDAYPGYLTLDVVNMEIVWRDGGRMSFGADRPGLTFDQRLESATLFDQLSIPYPREWPTAPPSVDSDPGRLRCDAFFKKLYGGTKEAVEATLVRVPWPHAGATKSVSFTSVNGANKALEAVGAEIAKLPKDVQRYVVRPNGTFNWRAIEGTERLSPHSYGIAIDFEFPDLAARYWRWDETKNRASEPQYPIAILADPALRQIVETFERHGFIWGGKWYHYDIMHFEYRPELVHNPE
- a CDS encoding type II toxin-antitoxin system VapC family toxin, with the protein product MRDIPDVCVLDASALMRAFIDMDLSDAARHVLISLVELDKQVVVPDLLYVECANVAWKYVRLRNLESKGAEQYVREIVELDFQTVPSDETATPALKLALATGTSVYDASYAVVAHQFDGTLVTADARLVRKLSATNTTIAHLSEFVPA
- a CDS encoding DegT/DnrJ/EryC1/StrS family aminotransferase, which codes for MERRQFLKTAAAGAVAAQATVFNVSAAEASKPALLGGTPVRAEPFPSWPVHDPAEEERWLDVARKKGWYRFAGQTTYVAEFEKMFAEMMGAPYCLAVNSGTSSLIASMNMLDVGPGDEVIVPPYTFSATINVVLLQHALPVFVDTDIDTFQIDATKIEAAITENTRCILPVHLGGAAYDVDAVTKIADAKAIAVVEDACQSHLAEWRGKKVGTLGKTGCFSFQVTKNISAGDGGAMLTNDEELYHQAYAFHSNGRAFPGKPSPGVYFRNGANLRMTEFQGAILLGQLERVEAQSKVRETNAQRLTARLERVPGLAPAKMYGGCTRNAYHLYMFRYDGEKFGGLSREGFIKALRAEGIPCSGGYSKLNKEQYIRDRVTSRTYIKTYGQQRIDDYLARIECPQNDKLTEQAVWFTQNMLLGPESDMDQIADAIEKIHANAKELASA